The Vanessa atalanta chromosome 24, ilVanAtal1.2, whole genome shotgun sequence genome has a segment encoding these proteins:
- the LOC125073318 gene encoding transmembrane protein 165 isoform X1, protein MLRLRSILLAAIVFAVTCTLSSSQVHPPSPSPTTERAAVQGSFWQGFLASISVVIVSELGDKTFFIAAIMAMKHPRVIVFAGAISALVFMTVLSAAFGWVATVIPRVYTHYISAALFAIFGLKMLRDGWKMDPNEGQEELEEVQSELKRREDQEEKEETLDMLEQGQAENRRRKRNAMLKVLLQAASLTFLAEWGDRSQLATVVLATRENAVGVVVGGSLGHALCTGLAVIGGRMVAQKISVRTVTIIGGVVFLFFAVSALVIGPGE, encoded by the exons atGCTTCGTCTGAGGAGTATTTTACTGGCTGCGATAGTATTTGCCGTAACATGTACGCTATCAAGTTCCCAAGTCCATCCCCCCTCACCATCACCTACCACAGAG AGGGCTGCAGTCCAAGGCAGCTTCTGGCAGGGCTTCCTGGCGTCTATTTCCGTCGTGATAGTGTCAGAATTAGGAGATAAGACATTTTTCATCGCAGCCATAATGGCGATGAAACATCCTAGAGTAATAGTCTTCGCTGGAGCGATATCCGCATTAGTATTTATGACTGTTCTATCAGCCGCCTTTGGGTGGGTGGCCACGGTAATACCGAGGGTGTACACGCATTATATCAGCGCTGCCTTGTTCGCGATATTCGGTCTGAAAATGCTCAGGGATGGATGGAAGATGGACCCGAACGAAGGCCAGGAGGAATTGGAGGAGGTTCAGAGTGAGTTGAAGAGGAGAGAAGATCAG gaGGAAAAAGAGGAAACCCTGGATATGTTGGAACAGGGTCAAGCTGAGAACCGTCGGCGAAAGCGTAACGCAATGCTGAAAGTGCTGCTCCAAGCTGCTTCCCTGACGTTCTTAGCTGAATGGGGCGATAGGTCCCAGCTAGCGACGGTCGTGCTCGCGACTAGGGAGAACGCGGTCGGTGTTGTGGTTGGGGGATCGCTAGGACACGCCCTTTGTACAGGGCTGGCTGTGATCGGTGGGAGAATGGTTGCACAAAAGATATCTGTTAGGACTG tTACCATAATCGGTGGTGTAGTGTTCCTCTTCTTCGCAGTGAGTGCGCTAGTGATCGGACCCGGGGAATGA
- the LOC125073318 gene encoding transmembrane protein 165 isoform X2 — MNFTDITTDFPLTTTVVPEVESSDVRTWLMNIVIQRAAVQGSFWQGFLASISVVIVSELGDKTFFIAAIMAMKHPRVIVFAGAISALVFMTVLSAAFGWVATVIPRVYTHYISAALFAIFGLKMLRDGWKMDPNEGQEELEEVQSELKRREDQEEKEETLDMLEQGQAENRRRKRNAMLKVLLQAASLTFLAEWGDRSQLATVVLATRENAVGVVVGGSLGHALCTGLAVIGGRMVAQKISVRTVTIIGGVVFLFFAVSALVIGPGE; from the exons ATGAATTTTACGGATATAACAACGGATTTTCCGTTGACTACGACTGTTGTACCCGAAGTGGAGTCTTCTGATGTTAGGACATGGCTTATGAATATTGTTATACAG AGGGCTGCAGTCCAAGGCAGCTTCTGGCAGGGCTTCCTGGCGTCTATTTCCGTCGTGATAGTGTCAGAATTAGGAGATAAGACATTTTTCATCGCAGCCATAATGGCGATGAAACATCCTAGAGTAATAGTCTTCGCTGGAGCGATATCCGCATTAGTATTTATGACTGTTCTATCAGCCGCCTTTGGGTGGGTGGCCACGGTAATACCGAGGGTGTACACGCATTATATCAGCGCTGCCTTGTTCGCGATATTCGGTCTGAAAATGCTCAGGGATGGATGGAAGATGGACCCGAACGAAGGCCAGGAGGAATTGGAGGAGGTTCAGAGTGAGTTGAAGAGGAGAGAAGATCAG gaGGAAAAAGAGGAAACCCTGGATATGTTGGAACAGGGTCAAGCTGAGAACCGTCGGCGAAAGCGTAACGCAATGCTGAAAGTGCTGCTCCAAGCTGCTTCCCTGACGTTCTTAGCTGAATGGGGCGATAGGTCCCAGCTAGCGACGGTCGTGCTCGCGACTAGGGAGAACGCGGTCGGTGTTGTGGTTGGGGGATCGCTAGGACACGCCCTTTGTACAGGGCTGGCTGTGATCGGTGGGAGAATGGTTGCACAAAAGATATCTGTTAGGACTG tTACCATAATCGGTGGTGTAGTGTTCCTCTTCTTCGCAGTGAGTGCGCTAGTGATCGGACCCGGGGAATGA
- the LOC125073475 gene encoding exosome complex component MTR3-like, which produces MPTDYRRFNGPEDSISYNRFTKEYLKSYEDLHKDLIDENGLRKDGRSLDEARSLQMFFGRTDMISQAKGSSYIELKKTKVVCSVFDPREIVHQNEFCALGQLYCEVKFAPFSCPRQRRPLAPDSEEKALSVALRKALEPSVCRHLFPNYQIDIFVYILEHDGSCLAAAITAAGLALVNAAVPMYDIMTACSVAIIGDQMFVDPTEAEENVAIMNPEKNDINNGLITMSMMPNLKQISDFRQIGSINFDCIMKTMEILQKECLKFLPNIQRILVLNVRNCFAQQKLLDKEAKEREAALNAKMEEWKALLNNE; this is translated from the exons ATGCCAACTGATTACCGAAGATTTAATGGGCCCGAAGATAGTATTTCATATAACCGTTTTACTAAAGAATATTTGAAAAGTTATGAAGACTTGCACAAAGATTTAATTGACGAAAATGGACTTCGAAAAGACGGGCGCTCCTTGGATGAGGCGCGAAGCTTGCAGATGTTct TTGGCCGTACCGATATGATCTCACAAGCGAAAGGTTCGTCATACATAGAACTAAAGAAAACAAAAGTTGTGTGTTCCGTTTTCGATCCTAGGGAAATTGTGCACCAAAATGAATTTTG tgCACTTGGCCAACTCTATTGCGAAGTTAAATTCGCGCCATTTTCGTGTCCTCGACAAAGACGGCCTCTCGCTCCTGACTCCGAAGAAAAAGCATTATCAGTAGCTCTTAGAAAAGCTTTAGAACCGTCAGTATGCAGGCATCTATTTCCTAATTATCAG ATAgacatatttgtatacattcTGGAACATGATGGATCATGTTTAGCAGCAGCAATAACTGCAGCTGGTTTAGCTCTTGTAAATGCCGCTGTTCCCATGTATGATATAATGACTGCTTGTTCTGTCGCTATAATTGGTGACCAGATGTTTGTAGACCCTACGGAAGCTGAAGAGAATGTTGCAATAATGAACCCAGAgaaaaatgacataaataatgGACTCATTACAATGTCAATGATGCCAAATTTAAAGCAAATTTCAGATTTCAGGCAGATTGGCTCAATAAATTTTGACTGTATTATGAAAACTATGGAAATATTACAGAAAGAATGTTTAAAATTCCTTCCAAACATTCAGCGGATTTTAGTTCTAAATGTTAGGAACTGTTTTGCACAGCAAAAGTTATTGGACAAGGAGGCAAAAGAACGGGAAGCAGCTCTCAATGCAAAGATGGAGGAATGGAaggcattattaaataatgaatga
- the LOC125073476 gene encoding splicing factor 3B subunit 5, producing MGERYNIHSQLEHLQSKYIGTGHADTTKYEWLTNQHRDSCCSYMGHPDLLSYFAIVENESKARVKFNLMEKMLQPCGPPPEKPED from the coding sequence ATGGGAGAGAGATATAATATCCACAGTCAATTGGAGCATTTACAGAGTAAATACATTGGTACTGGTCACGCAGATACAACAAAATATGAATGGCTAACGAACCAGCATAGAGATTCCTGTTGCAGTTACATGGGGCATCCAGATCTTCTCAGCTACTTTGCAATCGTAGAAAATGAATCAAAAGCTAgagtaaaatttaacttaatggAAAAAATGCTTCAACCGTGTGGACCACCTCCAGAAAAGCCAgaggattaa